The Equus asinus isolate D_3611 breed Donkey chromosome 15, EquAss-T2T_v2, whole genome shotgun sequence genome includes a window with the following:
- the CHRNA4 gene encoding neuronal acetylcholine receptor subunit alpha-4 isoform X4, which yields MMTTNVWVKQEWHDYKLRWDPEDYENVTSIRIPSELIWRPDIVLYNNADGDFAVTHLTKAHLFHDGRVQWTPPAIYKSSCSIDVTFFPFDQQNCTMKFGSWTYDKAKIDLVSMHSRVDQLDFWESGEWVIVDAVGTYNTRKYECCAEVYPDITYAFVIRRLPLFYTINLIIPCLLISCLTVLVFYLPSECGEKITLCISVLLSLTVFLLLITEIIPSTSLVIPLIGEYLLFTMIFVTLSIIITVFVLNVHHRSPRTHTMPAWVRRVFLDVVPRLLFMKRPSVVKDNCRRLIESMHKMASTPRVWPEPEPEGEPNFVSGVRSQGPSPTPSFCGPLDETVKPQPACKSPSDQVPTLQPSETEKASACPSLAPGHPPTGTRAPGLAKARSLSVQHMSSPSKAEGGVRCRSQSIQYSVPRDAAASEAEDPAASSSTSLKAPSTKLPPPDQASPCKCKRKKEPALESPNTALKARSTKGPPRHVPLSPALTRAVEGVQYIADHLKAEDTDFSVKEDWKYVAMVIDRIFLWVFIIVCLLGTAGLFLPPWLAGMI from the exons ATGATGACAACGAATGTGTGGGTGAAGCAA GAGTGGCACGACTATAAGTTGCGCTGGGACCCCGAGGACTACGAGAACGTGACCTCCATCCGCATCCCCTCTGAGCTCATCTGGCGGCCGGACATTGTCCTCTACAACAA CGCGGACGGGGACTTTGCGGTCACCCACCTGACCAAGGCCCACCTCTTCCACGATGGGCGGGTCCAGTGGACACCGCCGGCCATCTACAAGAGCTCCTGCAGCATCGATGTCACCTTCTTCCCCTTCGACCAGCAGAACTGCACCATGAAGTTCGGGTCCTGGACCTACGACAAGGCCAAGATCGACCTGGTGAGCATGCACAGCCGCGTGGACCAGCTGGACTTCTGGGAGAGCGGTGAGTGGGTCATCGTGGACGCCGTGGGCACCTACAACACCAGGAAGTACGAGTGCTGTGCTGAGGTCTACCCGGACATCACCTACGCCTTCGTCATCCGGCGCCTGCCGCTCTTCTACACTATCAACCTCATCATCCCCTGCCTGCTCATCTCCTGCCTCACCGTGCTCGTCTTCTACCTGCCCTCCGAGTGCGGCGAGAAGATCACACTCTGCATCTCCGTGCTGCTCTCGCTCACCGTCTTCCTGCTGCTCATCACCGAGATCATCCCCTCCACCTCGCTGGTCATCCCGCTCATCGGGGAGTACCTGCTCTTCACCATGATCTTCGTCACGCTCTCCATCATCATCACCGTCTTTGTCCTCAACGTCCACCACCGCTCGCCACGCACGCACACCATGCCCGCCTGGGTCCGCCGGGTCTTCCTGGACGTCGTGCCGCGCCTGCTCTTCATGAAGCGGCCGTCCGTGGTCAAGGACAACTGCAGGCGGCTTATTGAGTCCATGCATAAGATGGCCAGCACCCCACGCGTCTGGCCCGAGCCCGAGCCCGAGGGGGAGCCCAACTTCGTGAGCGGAGTCCGGAGCCAGGGTCCCTCACCCACCCCGTCCTTCTGTGGCCCCCTGGATGAGACAGTCAAGCCCCAGCCTGCCTGCAAGTCACCCTCGGACCAGGTCCCCACTCTGCAGCCCTCAGAGACCGAGAAAGCCAGCGCCTGCCCCTCGCTGGCCCCAGGCCACCCACCTACTGGCACCCGGGCCCCAGGTCTTGCCAAAGCCAGGTCCCTGAGTGTCCAGCACATGTCCAGCCCCAGCAAAGCAGAGGGCGGCGTCCGGTGCCGGTCTCAGAGCATCCAGTACAGCGTTCCCCGAGATGCTGCTGCCTCCGAGGCTGAGGACCCAGCGGCCAGCTCCTCCACTTCTCTGAAGGCCCCCTCGACCAAGCTCCCACCCCCAGACCAGGCCTCTCCGTGCAAATGCAAGCGCAAGAAGGAGCCAGCCTTGGAGTCCCCAAACACCGCGCTCAAAGCACGCAGCACCAAAGGGCCGCCCCGGCATGTGCCTCTGTCACCGGCCCTGACACGGGCAGTTGAGGGCGTCCAGTACATCGCAGACCACCTCAAGGCAGAAGACACAGACTTCTCG GTGAAGGAGGATTGGAAGTACGTGGCCATGGTCATCGACCGCATCTTTCTCTGGGTGTTCATCATCGTCTGCCTGCTGGGGACCGCGGGCCTCTTCCTGCCGCCCTGGCTGGCTGGCATGATCTAG
- the CHRNA4 gene encoding neuronal acetylcholine receptor subunit alpha-4 isoform X5: MKFGSWTYDKAKIDLVSMHSRVDQLDFWESGEWVIVDAVGTYNTRKYECCAEVYPDITYAFVIRRLPLFYTINLIIPCLLISCLTVLVFYLPSECGEKITLCISVLLSLTVFLLLITEIIPSTSLVIPLIGEYLLFTMIFVTLSIIITVFVLNVHHRSPRTHTMPAWVRRVFLDVVPRLLFMKRPSVVKDNCRRLIESMHKMASTPRVWPEPEPEGEPNFVSGVRSQGPSPTPSFCGPLDETVKPQPACKSPSDQVPTLQPSETEKASACPSLAPGHPPTGTRAPGLAKARSLSVQHMSSPSKAEGGVRCRSQSIQYSVPRDAAASEAEDPAASSSTSLKAPSTKLPPPDQASPCKCKRKKEPALESPNTALKARSTKGPPRHVPLSPALTRAVEGVQYIADHLKAEDTDFSVKEDWKYVAMVIDRIFLWVFIIVCLLGTAGLFLPPWLAGMI, from the exons ATGAAGTTCGGGTCCTGGACCTACGACAAGGCCAAGATCGACCTGGTGAGCATGCACAGCCGCGTGGACCAGCTGGACTTCTGGGAGAGCGGTGAGTGGGTCATCGTGGACGCCGTGGGCACCTACAACACCAGGAAGTACGAGTGCTGTGCTGAGGTCTACCCGGACATCACCTACGCCTTCGTCATCCGGCGCCTGCCGCTCTTCTACACTATCAACCTCATCATCCCCTGCCTGCTCATCTCCTGCCTCACCGTGCTCGTCTTCTACCTGCCCTCCGAGTGCGGCGAGAAGATCACACTCTGCATCTCCGTGCTGCTCTCGCTCACCGTCTTCCTGCTGCTCATCACCGAGATCATCCCCTCCACCTCGCTGGTCATCCCGCTCATCGGGGAGTACCTGCTCTTCACCATGATCTTCGTCACGCTCTCCATCATCATCACCGTCTTTGTCCTCAACGTCCACCACCGCTCGCCACGCACGCACACCATGCCCGCCTGGGTCCGCCGGGTCTTCCTGGACGTCGTGCCGCGCCTGCTCTTCATGAAGCGGCCGTCCGTGGTCAAGGACAACTGCAGGCGGCTTATTGAGTCCATGCATAAGATGGCCAGCACCCCACGCGTCTGGCCCGAGCCCGAGCCCGAGGGGGAGCCCAACTTCGTGAGCGGAGTCCGGAGCCAGGGTCCCTCACCCACCCCGTCCTTCTGTGGCCCCCTGGATGAGACAGTCAAGCCCCAGCCTGCCTGCAAGTCACCCTCGGACCAGGTCCCCACTCTGCAGCCCTCAGAGACCGAGAAAGCCAGCGCCTGCCCCTCGCTGGCCCCAGGCCACCCACCTACTGGCACCCGGGCCCCAGGTCTTGCCAAAGCCAGGTCCCTGAGTGTCCAGCACATGTCCAGCCCCAGCAAAGCAGAGGGCGGCGTCCGGTGCCGGTCTCAGAGCATCCAGTACAGCGTTCCCCGAGATGCTGCTGCCTCCGAGGCTGAGGACCCAGCGGCCAGCTCCTCCACTTCTCTGAAGGCCCCCTCGACCAAGCTCCCACCCCCAGACCAGGCCTCTCCGTGCAAATGCAAGCGCAAGAAGGAGCCAGCCTTGGAGTCCCCAAACACCGCGCTCAAAGCACGCAGCACCAAAGGGCCGCCCCGGCATGTGCCTCTGTCACCGGCCCTGACACGGGCAGTTGAGGGCGTCCAGTACATCGCAGACCACCTCAAGGCAGAAGACACAGACTTCTCG GTGAAGGAGGATTGGAAGTACGTGGCCATGGTCATCGACCGCATCTTTCTCTGGGTGTTCATCATCGTCTGCCTGCTGGGGACCGCGGGCCTCTTCCTGCCGCCCTGGCTGGCTGGCATGATCTAG
- the CHRNA4 gene encoding neuronal acetylcholine receptor subunit alpha-4 isoform X3, whose amino-acid sequence MLGMLGPCESATGDEKNQMMTTNVWVKQEWHDYKLRWDPEDYENVTSIRIPSELIWRPDIVLYNNADGDFAVTHLTKAHLFHDGRVQWTPPAIYKSSCSIDVTFFPFDQQNCTMKFGSWTYDKAKIDLVSMHSRVDQLDFWESGEWVIVDAVGTYNTRKYECCAEVYPDITYAFVIRRLPLFYTINLIIPCLLISCLTVLVFYLPSECGEKITLCISVLLSLTVFLLLITEIIPSTSLVIPLIGEYLLFTMIFVTLSIIITVFVLNVHHRSPRTHTMPAWVRRVFLDVVPRLLFMKRPSVVKDNCRRLIESMHKMASTPRVWPEPEPEGEPNFVSGVRSQGPSPTPSFCGPLDETVKPQPACKSPSDQVPTLQPSETEKASACPSLAPGHPPTGTRAPGLAKARSLSVQHMSSPSKAEGGVRCRSQSIQYSVPRDAAASEAEDPAASSSTSLKAPSTKLPPPDQASPCKCKRKKEPALESPNTALKARSTKGPPRHVPLSPALTRAVEGVQYIADHLKAEDTDFSVKEDWKYVAMVIDRIFLWVFIIVCLLGTAGLFLPPWLAGMI is encoded by the exons GACGAGAAGAATCAGATGATGACAACGAATGTGTGGGTGAAGCAA GAGTGGCACGACTATAAGTTGCGCTGGGACCCCGAGGACTACGAGAACGTGACCTCCATCCGCATCCCCTCTGAGCTCATCTGGCGGCCGGACATTGTCCTCTACAACAA CGCGGACGGGGACTTTGCGGTCACCCACCTGACCAAGGCCCACCTCTTCCACGATGGGCGGGTCCAGTGGACACCGCCGGCCATCTACAAGAGCTCCTGCAGCATCGATGTCACCTTCTTCCCCTTCGACCAGCAGAACTGCACCATGAAGTTCGGGTCCTGGACCTACGACAAGGCCAAGATCGACCTGGTGAGCATGCACAGCCGCGTGGACCAGCTGGACTTCTGGGAGAGCGGTGAGTGGGTCATCGTGGACGCCGTGGGCACCTACAACACCAGGAAGTACGAGTGCTGTGCTGAGGTCTACCCGGACATCACCTACGCCTTCGTCATCCGGCGCCTGCCGCTCTTCTACACTATCAACCTCATCATCCCCTGCCTGCTCATCTCCTGCCTCACCGTGCTCGTCTTCTACCTGCCCTCCGAGTGCGGCGAGAAGATCACACTCTGCATCTCCGTGCTGCTCTCGCTCACCGTCTTCCTGCTGCTCATCACCGAGATCATCCCCTCCACCTCGCTGGTCATCCCGCTCATCGGGGAGTACCTGCTCTTCACCATGATCTTCGTCACGCTCTCCATCATCATCACCGTCTTTGTCCTCAACGTCCACCACCGCTCGCCACGCACGCACACCATGCCCGCCTGGGTCCGCCGGGTCTTCCTGGACGTCGTGCCGCGCCTGCTCTTCATGAAGCGGCCGTCCGTGGTCAAGGACAACTGCAGGCGGCTTATTGAGTCCATGCATAAGATGGCCAGCACCCCACGCGTCTGGCCCGAGCCCGAGCCCGAGGGGGAGCCCAACTTCGTGAGCGGAGTCCGGAGCCAGGGTCCCTCACCCACCCCGTCCTTCTGTGGCCCCCTGGATGAGACAGTCAAGCCCCAGCCTGCCTGCAAGTCACCCTCGGACCAGGTCCCCACTCTGCAGCCCTCAGAGACCGAGAAAGCCAGCGCCTGCCCCTCGCTGGCCCCAGGCCACCCACCTACTGGCACCCGGGCCCCAGGTCTTGCCAAAGCCAGGTCCCTGAGTGTCCAGCACATGTCCAGCCCCAGCAAAGCAGAGGGCGGCGTCCGGTGCCGGTCTCAGAGCATCCAGTACAGCGTTCCCCGAGATGCTGCTGCCTCCGAGGCTGAGGACCCAGCGGCCAGCTCCTCCACTTCTCTGAAGGCCCCCTCGACCAAGCTCCCACCCCCAGACCAGGCCTCTCCGTGCAAATGCAAGCGCAAGAAGGAGCCAGCCTTGGAGTCCCCAAACACCGCGCTCAAAGCACGCAGCACCAAAGGGCCGCCCCGGCATGTGCCTCTGTCACCGGCCCTGACACGGGCAGTTGAGGGCGTCCAGTACATCGCAGACCACCTCAAGGCAGAAGACACAGACTTCTCG GTGAAGGAGGATTGGAAGTACGTGGCCATGGTCATCGACCGCATCTTTCTCTGGGTGTTCATCATCGTCTGCCTGCTGGGGACCGCGGGCCTCTTCCTGCCGCCCTGGCTGGCTGGCATGATCTAG